ATTGCGTGCTGATCTGAGGGATTCTGTAAGATTCGGCATAGGTCCCCGTAGTTTGCGTAACGATCTCCGCCTGCACCGACCAGCGGAATCCGGGTTGTTTTTGGACTTGGGCCATGCTTTGTTCAGACAACAGGCCCAGGATTAGCATTGTGAAAATGGATTTCATAATATTTTGTAAATCAATGTGTATCATTGAATTGTTTCACTTTTTCGGCAACCTGATAACCTACGTCGAGGATCGATTCATCGGCGGCGCTGGACAGGAAGATGCTTGTGGTATTGCTCTCGGGCAGGTGCATCACCACCACCGACCAGCCGCCACTGTGCCCGGCCATTAAGTCGCCGTTTGCGTAACGGTATTCCCAGCCCAGCGCAAATCCTTTCAGACCTTTAACCGGCGTATAAAGCCGCTTCAAACGCTGCGCATCCAATAATTGGTTCGTCTGTAATGCACCCACGAACCGGACCATATCCCGCAGGCTGCTGCACATGCCAGCCGTAGCATAATCCGCATATACATAATCGGGTGTGACCGCCTTGAAACCTCCATCGGCCGCCTCGAAAATCCTTGGTTTGAAAATACCGATCTCTGTATGGTGGGTGATGAAATGCGTGTCAGTCATTTGAAGTGGCGACAGGATTTTTGTACGCAATATTTCCTCGTACAATTTCCCGTATACCTTTTCCAGGATCACCGAAAGGAGGACAAAGCCAGTCTGCCCGTATCTCGATTGCGAACCTGGGTTAAAATGCAGCGGCAGTTCAGCGGCGTAGGATAGA
This Dyadobacter sp. UC 10 DNA region includes the following protein-coding sequences:
- a CDS encoding serine hydrolase domain-containing protein, producing the protein MKNKFLRAGNLLALTFTALLPLACERYELAPGSTDELANQVAGLVEARTKKLPFEAPVAWAMVRNGQTEADFLQGKETPETGTPVSDRSLFILASTTKLFTSVMVMKAVEEGKLRLAGKVSDYLENLPATWQPVTISQLLSHSDGIPDVRENAGYAALPLETTENMTRAGYLSYAAELPLHFNPGSQSRYGQTGFVLLSVILEKVYGKLYEEILRTKILSPLQMTDTHFITHHTEIGIFKPRIFEAADGGFKAVTPDYVYADYATAGMCSSLRDMVRFVGALQTNQLLDAQRLKRLYTPVKGLKGFALGWEYRYANGDLMAGHSGGWSVVVMHLPESNTTSIFLSSAADESILDVGYQVAEKVKQFNDTH